The proteins below come from a single Drosophila busckii strain San Diego stock center, stock number 13000-0081.31 chromosome X, ASM1175060v1, whole genome shotgun sequence genomic window:
- the LOC108605061 gene encoding serine protease SP24D, whose product MTQQLVSPRPRIVGGKSAKAGQFPHQVSLRQFGNHICGGSIISDRYILTAAHCVQFNGQPTPASRLAVQVGSLQLNSFETYVDVAQVKVHAKYGNGGRGYDIALLRLKSALRFNANVSAIALAEQDPPPNTLVDISGWGAIFQGGPISNDLLYVQVRSISRAQCTAKYLRNLPDTTMCLLHGANIGACHGDSGGPAVYKGQLVGVASFVLGGCGREAPDGYERVSELRGWIIQHASLSR is encoded by the exons ATGACT cagcagctggtgtcGCCACGCCCACGCATAGTGGGCGGCAAGAGCGCCAAGGCGGGACAGTTTCCGCATCAGGTATCGCTGCGTCAGTTCGGTAACCACATATGCGGTGGCAGCATCATCTCCGACCGCTACATCCTCACTGCCGCGCACTGCGTCCAGTTCAACGGCCAGCCGACGCCGGCCTCAAGGCTGGCGGTGCAGGTGGGCAGCCTGCAGCTCAATAGCTTCGAGACCTATGTGGATGTGGCACAGGTCAAGGTGCACGCCAAGTATGGCAATGGCGGACGTGGCTATGATAttgcgctgctgcgtctgaAGTCGGCGCTGAGATTCAATGCGAATGTGAGTGCCATTGCGTTGGCCGAACAGGATCCGCCGCCCAATACGCTGGTGGACATCTCCGGCTGGGGAGCCATCTTCCAGGGTGGACCCATTTCCAACGACTTGCTGTACGTGCAAGTGCGCAGCATTTCGCGTGCGCAATGCACCgccaaatatttaagaaacCTCCCGGATACGACCATGTGTCTGCTGCATGGCGCCAACATAGGCGCCTGCCATGGCGACTCTGGCGGTCCGGCGGTCTACAAGGGTCAGCTAGTGGGCGTAGCCAGCTTTGTCTTGGGCGGCTGTGGACGCGAGGCGCCCGATGGCTACGAGCGCGTGTCGGAGCTGCGCGGCTGGATCATACAACATGCCTCTCTGAGTCgttga
- the LOC108606528 gene encoding trypsin-7, whose protein sequence is MMQLKQVQLLTIVGCVLAALALASATPTGRILGGAEADASATPYAASLRIDNAHVCGASIISSTKLLTAAHCLKRNGKAIQATRMSARVGSTNQYAGGRVVSIASAVAHPDYTDLQHNLAVLTLSAPLQLTTRIAPIELPGKDEALPATGSVLSVAGWGTTEEGTSSFKIRQVKLQLATAEVCQDAYAEHKPETSFCLAHALKQGTCNGDGGSAAVYGQQLVGVTSFVVGACGSRYPDVFVRVSGYHDWLQQQLRA, encoded by the exons ATGATGCAACTGAAGCAGGTGCAACTGCTGACCATTGTTGGCTGCGTGCTGGCGGCGCTGGCGCTTgccagtgccacgcccactggccGCATTCTGGGCGGCGCTGAGGCGGACGCCAGTGCCACGCCCTACGCGGCCTCGCTGCGCATTGATAATGCGCATGTATGCGGCGCCAGCATTATCTCCTCCACCAAGCTCCTCACCGCCGCCCACTGTCTGAAGCGCAACGGCAAAGC CATTCAAGCCACACGCATGTCGGCACGCGTGGGCAGCACCAATCAATACGCAGGCGGACGAGTGGTAAGCATTGCCTCTGCCGTCGCGCATCCGGACTACACTGACCTGCAGCACAATCTGGCCGTGCTGACGCTCAGCGCACCGCTGCAGTTGACCACGCGCATTGCGCCCATCGAGCTGCCTGGCAAGGATGAGGCATTGCCGGCGACTGGCAGCGTGCTCAGTGTGGCTGGCTGGGGCACCACCGAGGAGGGCACTTCCTCGTTCAAGATACGCCAGGTGAAGCTGCAACTGGCCACAGCCGAGGTCTGCCAGGATGCCTATGCTGAGCACAAGCCCGAAACCAGCTTCTGTCTGGCCCATGCGCTCAAGCAGGGCACCTGcaacggcgacggcggcagcgctgctgtctATGGGCAGCAGCTTGTGGGCGTCACCAGCTTTGTAGTGGGCGCCTGTGGTTCCCGCTATCCGGATGTCTTTGTACGCGTCTCTGGCTATCACGACtggttgcagcagcagctgcgcgccTAA